From Weissella diestrammenae, a single genomic window includes:
- the murD gene encoding UDP-N-acetylmuramoyl-L-alanine--D-glutamate ligase has protein sequence MGKHVLVIGFARSGSAVATLLVREGAEVTVSDPKLDMTDHQVVALQEKGVHFTQTQDIRLLDQIDLIVKNPGIPYSAPILQAALEQHVPIEVEVAVAQKYIQGNWIAVTGSNGKTTTTEMIAAVLRADADQQHQVKVAGNIGVPVSEVAPTLRQTDTIVTELSSFQLWDMPDARPHFAVITNIFASHLNWHADRHEYIEAKMNITLYQQPSDYLLINWDREEWQRLSERTQAQVVPLSREGRSTQGAYQKDGILYFRDEAIMPADQLGVPGEHNIENALAAIAIGRLNQVKAETIAEVLRQFSGVPHRLQYIGDYAGRKIYNDSKATDIEAAQKALSGFKAPVILLAGGLDRGDDLKRLSDDFKTHVSALITFGETGPKLAQLANQLSIPNQAVERVEYAFEPAFKMSQPGDVILLSPAAASWDQFPDFETRGNLFMDSVQTFIEKEEQ, from the coding sequence ATGGGAAAGCATGTATTGGTTATTGGATTTGCACGTTCTGGTTCAGCAGTTGCAACGTTATTAGTTAGGGAGGGGGCTGAAGTCACAGTGTCTGACCCAAAGTTGGATATGACTGATCATCAAGTTGTGGCCCTTCAAGAAAAAGGTGTGCACTTCACACAGACGCAGGATATTCGTTTACTCGATCAAATTGATTTGATTGTCAAAAATCCAGGCATTCCGTATTCTGCACCAATTTTGCAAGCGGCATTAGAACAACATGTGCCAATTGAAGTTGAGGTTGCAGTAGCTCAAAAATATATTCAAGGTAATTGGATTGCAGTGACAGGGTCAAATGGTAAGACGACCACAACAGAGATGATTGCAGCCGTGCTTAGGGCTGATGCGGACCAGCAACATCAAGTGAAAGTGGCGGGAAATATTGGCGTACCAGTATCAGAGGTCGCACCAACATTACGTCAGACGGACACGATTGTGACAGAACTGTCGAGTTTTCAATTATGGGATATGCCCGATGCACGGCCGCATTTTGCTGTCATTACTAATATTTTCGCATCACATTTGAATTGGCATGCGGATCGGCATGAATATATTGAAGCTAAGATGAACATTACGCTGTATCAACAACCAAGTGATTACTTGTTAATCAATTGGGATCGGGAAGAATGGCAGCGTTTGTCAGAACGAACACAAGCCCAGGTCGTTCCTTTATCTCGTGAGGGTCGTTCGACGCAAGGCGCTTATCAAAAAGATGGCATACTTTATTTTAGAGATGAAGCAATTATGCCGGCCGACCAATTGGGTGTTCCTGGTGAACATAATATTGAAAACGCATTAGCTGCAATTGCCATTGGCCGTTTGAATCAAGTGAAAGCTGAGACAATCGCAGAGGTGCTTCGACAATTTTCTGGCGTCCCACATCGGTTGCAATACATTGGTGACTATGCAGGTCGAAAAATTTACAATGACTCCAAAGCAACTGATATCGAAGCCGCACAAAAAGCATTGTCAGGCTTTAAAGCACCTGTCATATTGTTGGCAGGGGGATTAGATCGGGGTGATGATTTGAAGCGATTATCAGATGATTTCAAAACACATGTCTCTGCTTTAATCACATTTGGAGAAACTGGTCCAAAATTAGCACAATTGGCCAACCAATTATCAATTCCCAATCAAGCTGTTGAACGGGTTGAGTATGCTTTTGAGCCAGCATTTAAAATGAGTCAACCTGGTGATGTTATCTTGTTGTCACCGGCCGCAGCATCTTGGGACCAATTCCCTGACTTTGAAACCAGAGGCAATTTGTTTATGGATTCGGTCCAGACGTTTATAGAAAAAGAGGAACAATAA
- the mraY gene encoding phospho-N-acetylmuramoyl-pentapeptide-transferase: MIVSWLPGMIIAFLMTFIGTRILRDWFMKIKVQQLVIRNAGKGPDHQAKAGTPTMGGAGFISIILVLFLIKQFFFGGMNLTSWSAMMGIVLYAAVGAFDDSIKIFEHRDEGFRFIPKLSAQIFAGIVALLFLILGKFDFTVNIFGMTTNHLIVFGILTIIWLVGWSNAVNLTDGLDGLATGLSVIAYAVYLIIALHQGNLDMVYLNGLIIGSLLAFFAWNQFPAFIFMGDTGSLALGAGLAMNALVLHTPWSLLLIGLVFMLETLSVMIQVGSFRLRHKRVFLMTPIHHAFEKGGITMNPEKPWREWQVDLLFWAVGLVAALVFLAVYFY, from the coding sequence ATGATAGTGAGTTGGTTGCCAGGCATGATAATTGCATTTTTGATGACATTTATTGGAACTCGAATTTTACGAGACTGGTTTATGAAAATTAAAGTGCAACAATTAGTGATTCGAAATGCAGGAAAAGGGCCAGATCATCAGGCAAAGGCTGGCACACCGACAATGGGTGGTGCAGGATTTATTAGTATTATTTTGGTTCTCTTTTTGATTAAGCAGTTTTTCTTTGGGGGAATGAACTTAACCAGTTGGTCAGCCATGATGGGGATTGTGTTGTACGCTGCTGTAGGTGCATTTGACGACAGCATTAAGATTTTTGAACATCGTGATGAAGGCTTTCGGTTTATTCCTAAGTTGAGTGCACAAATCTTTGCTGGTATCGTTGCATTGTTATTCTTGATTCTGGGGAAATTTGATTTCACAGTTAATATTTTTGGTATGACAACAAATCACTTAATTGTTTTTGGAATATTAACGATTATCTGGTTAGTCGGCTGGTCGAATGCAGTAAATTTAACGGACGGTCTGGATGGGTTAGCCACCGGATTATCTGTGATTGCGTATGCAGTGTACCTCATCATTGCCTTACATCAAGGCAATTTAGACATGGTTTATCTTAACGGGTTGATTATTGGCTCACTTTTGGCATTTTTTGCTTGGAATCAGTTTCCTGCCTTTATATTTATGGGGGATACAGGTTCATTAGCATTGGGTGCCGGACTTGCGATGAATGCTTTGGTCTTACACACGCCATGGTCCTTATTACTCATTGGGTTAGTATTTATGTTAGAAACTTTGTCTGTCATGATTCAAGTAGGTAGTTTTCGACTAAGGCATAAGCGTGTGTTCTTAATGACACCGATTCATCATGCTTTTGAAAAAGGTGGTATTACGATGAACCCGGAAAAGCCTTGGCGTGAATGGCAAGTTGATCTACTATTTTGGGCAGTTGGACTCGTTGCAGCATTAGTATTTTTAGCAGTTTATTTTTATTAG
- a CDS encoding penicillin-binding transpeptidase domain-containing protein translates to MFNKVNLKRSKSAILIMLLVLTLVVCYIGYRFFCVAITKRVDNVNLEQRAQTLYRTQSKVTAKRGQIYDAVGNVLAENASVYTIQVVLQKDQPSYVKASQIGEVAQQLAKYLGGSASDYEKTMTNGRKNKYFQVQFGTRGSNIAQDKYLEIKKAKIPGVTFESHPARLYPNGQFASDLIGAVSAQGTDSLKGISGIEAAWNKKLTGKDGINTTSQDSTDVDVAKVSLATKNGYDIYTTLNTKLQSALESKMDALQSDLQPKQAFAAMIDTKTGNIVAETQRPTYNATTQKDFGKFWSNLLVQEPYEPGSVMKGITLASAIDSGNWDGNATYQSGTIQINDKEVKDWNDGVGWGRISYSDGIALSSNVAMVLTEQKMGADTWQKYLNKFLFLKPTQIGFNSEASGSMNFRYPIEQASTAFGQGIKTTPAQMLQAYSAIADNGDEIKPHIISKIVDPNTKKVIYAAKREKVGKPITAETAKATREELENVIYSSKAIGRMYAIPDVRTTGKSGTAQISTASGYSSPGDNKNEIHSWMGMAPSDNPRYMMYIVVKEPQKNTGNLAKDMSNVFVSMMQQALQMTPADDKIVVSSKQQVKIPTVENESISAAKKEIEANRLAVEVMGNGKKVITQYPKGGQASLINQRIILNTGGDISVPNMQGWSKSDVMAWGSLAKIKINASGEGFLTEQSVLANTALSDGIHEITVKFVTPQ, encoded by the coding sequence ATGTTTAATAAAGTGAACTTAAAACGGTCTAAGTCTGCAATTTTAATTATGTTGCTTGTGCTCACACTGGTAGTTTGCTATATCGGCTACCGTTTTTTTTGTGTCGCCATAACAAAACGTGTTGACAATGTTAATTTAGAACAGCGTGCCCAGACACTATATCGTACCCAAAGTAAGGTTACAGCAAAGCGTGGACAGATTTATGATGCTGTTGGAAATGTTTTAGCTGAAAATGCATCAGTTTATACGATTCAAGTGGTATTACAAAAAGATCAACCAAGTTATGTTAAAGCCAGTCAGATTGGCGAGGTGGCGCAACAACTTGCGAAATATCTAGGTGGGTCTGCTAGTGATTATGAAAAAACAATGACGAATGGTCGTAAGAATAAATATTTTCAAGTTCAATTTGGTACACGTGGTTCAAATATTGCGCAAGATAAATATTTAGAGATAAAAAAAGCCAAAATTCCAGGTGTTACCTTTGAATCTCATCCTGCTCGGCTCTATCCAAATGGACAATTCGCGTCTGATTTAATCGGCGCGGTCAGTGCACAAGGGACTGATTCTTTAAAAGGTATTTCAGGGATTGAAGCTGCATGGAATAAAAAATTGACGGGTAAAGATGGGATTAATACGACAAGTCAAGATAGTACAGATGTCGATGTTGCCAAAGTGAGCCTAGCGACAAAAAATGGTTACGATATCTATACCACATTAAATACGAAACTGCAGTCTGCATTAGAATCAAAAATGGATGCCTTGCAAAGCGATTTACAACCTAAACAGGCATTTGCGGCAATGATTGATACGAAAACTGGTAATATTGTGGCTGAAACGCAAAGGCCAACCTATAATGCGACAACCCAAAAAGACTTTGGAAAGTTTTGGTCAAATTTGTTGGTTCAAGAACCGTATGAGCCAGGATCAGTGATGAAAGGTATCACCTTAGCGTCAGCCATTGATTCAGGTAATTGGGATGGTAACGCAACATATCAGTCTGGGACGATTCAGATTAATGATAAAGAAGTAAAGGACTGGAATGATGGCGTTGGTTGGGGAAGAATTTCTTATTCTGATGGGATTGCTCTGTCATCCAACGTGGCAATGGTTTTGACCGAACAAAAAATGGGTGCTGATACTTGGCAAAAGTATCTCAACAAGTTCTTGTTCTTAAAGCCCACGCAAATTGGTTTTAATTCTGAAGCATCAGGCTCAATGAATTTTAGATACCCAATTGAACAAGCTAGTACTGCATTTGGCCAAGGTATTAAAACAACACCAGCCCAAATGTTACAAGCTTATTCAGCAATAGCAGATAATGGGGATGAAATTAAACCACATATTATTTCTAAAATTGTTGACCCGAACACCAAAAAAGTGATTTACGCTGCAAAACGTGAAAAAGTTGGGAAGCCTATTACGGCTGAGACGGCCAAAGCGACACGTGAAGAATTGGAAAATGTTATTTATAGTTCTAAGGCAATTGGGAGAATGTATGCCATTCCAGACGTTCGAACAACTGGTAAATCTGGAACGGCTCAAATTTCAACCGCGAGTGGTTACTCATCGCCGGGTGATAATAAAAATGAAATTCATTCATGGATGGGGATGGCACCTTCGGATAATCCGCGGTATATGATGTATATTGTTGTGAAAGAACCACAAAAAAATACAGGTAATCTCGCTAAAGATATGTCAAATGTCTTTGTGTCTATGATGCAACAGGCATTACAAATGACACCGGCTGATGATAAAATTGTGGTGAGTTCAAAACAACAGGTCAAAATCCCAACGGTTGAAAATGAGAGTATTTCGGCCGCAAAAAAAGAGATTGAAGCTAATCGCTTAGCAGTTGAAGTGATGGGGAATGGTAAAAAAGTAATTACGCAGTATCCAAAAGGTGGTCAGGCATCATTAATTAATCAGCGTATTATATTAAATACTGGTGGTGATATTTCAGTACCTAATATGCAAGGCTGGTCAAAGTCTGACGTGATGGCTTGGGGTAGTTTAGCAAAAATTAAAATCAATGCCAGCGGTGAAGGATTTTTAACCGAGCAATCAGTCTTAGCAAATACTGCGTTATCAGACGGGATTCATGAAATAACGGTTAAGTTTGTGACACCGCAATAA
- the ftsL gene encoding cell division protein FtsL, with amino-acid sequence MAQSVQQIQATNVAPQIRPLPNRQTKTQPRRVPYAPVSWGRDIKHLIGAIALITIFAIGSVWVTNQTTAYNDESRVKSAQLDKLRNSNTDLKEQISALTTQDRLNEIAQKAGMTLENENIKNVK; translated from the coding sequence ATGGCTCAGTCAGTGCAACAGATTCAAGCAACTAATGTGGCACCTCAAATTCGCCCATTGCCCAATCGACAAACTAAAACGCAACCGCGGCGTGTGCCGTATGCACCTGTGTCATGGGGCCGAGACATCAAACATTTAATTGGCGCGATAGCACTAATTACCATTTTTGCAATTGGTAGTGTTTGGGTTACCAATCAGACAACTGCTTATAATGATGAATCACGGGTTAAATCGGCACAATTAGATAAACTACGAAATTCAAATACCGATTTAAAAGAACAAATTAGTGCATTAACCACACAGGATCGGTTAAATGAGATTGCTCAAAAAGCGGGCATGACCCTAGAAAATGAAAATATTAAAAACGTTAAATAG
- the rsmH gene encoding 16S rRNA (cytosine(1402)-N(4))-methyltransferase RsmH produces the protein MVEFNHVTVLLNEAIDNLAVKPNGIYVDATLGGGGHSKLLASHITSGKLWSFDQDITAINYNQNHLTDELADGKIAFIQDNFRHLTAALAKQGVHAIDGIVYDLGVSSPQFDDGQRGFSYNYDAPLDMRMDQSQTLNARTIVNTWRFQDLMRIFSRYGEEKFAKQIARKIEQAREVQPIETTFELVEIIKSAIPMGARRTGGHPAKKTFQAIRIAVNDELGAVEESLQQALDLLKVNGRISVITFHSLEDRLVKTMFKERSSLPDLPAGLPVIPENMQPDFRLVTRKPITASEIELADNHRAHSAKLRVIERIR, from the coding sequence ATGGTCGAATTTAATCACGTCACAGTATTACTTAATGAAGCCATCGATAACCTAGCGGTAAAACCGAATGGGATCTATGTTGATGCAACCTTAGGCGGTGGTGGCCACTCAAAATTATTGGCTAGTCATATTACCAGCGGTAAATTATGGTCTTTTGATCAAGACATCACGGCCATTAATTATAATCAAAACCATTTAACGGATGAATTAGCGGATGGGAAAATTGCTTTTATTCAAGATAATTTTCGTCATTTAACAGCAGCGCTTGCCAAACAGGGTGTACATGCAATTGACGGTATTGTCTATGATTTAGGTGTTTCATCACCACAGTTTGATGATGGTCAGCGCGGTTTTTCTTATAACTATGATGCGCCACTTGATATGCGTATGGATCAGAGTCAAACGTTAAATGCGCGAACAATTGTGAATACATGGCGGTTTCAAGATTTAATGCGAATTTTTTCGCGTTACGGTGAAGAAAAATTTGCAAAGCAAATTGCGCGAAAAATCGAGCAAGCCCGTGAAGTACAACCAATTGAAACGACTTTTGAACTTGTTGAGATTATTAAGTCAGCGATTCCGATGGGCGCACGACGCACAGGCGGACATCCTGCTAAAAAAACCTTCCAAGCCATCAGAATTGCGGTCAACGATGAACTAGGTGCGGTTGAAGAATCATTACAACAAGCTTTAGATTTATTGAAGGTTAACGGACGTATTTCTGTCATTACTTTTCATAGTTTGGAAGATCGTCTGGTTAAAACGATGTTTAAAGAACGCAGCTCGCTACCTGATTTACCAGCTGGATTGCCGGTGATTCCAGAAAATATGCAACCTGATTTCAGACTAGTGACACGCAAACCAATTACAGCGTCGGAAATAGAATTAGCAGATAATCACAGAGCACATTCAGCTAAGCTGCGAGTGATTGAACGTATTCGATAG
- the mraZ gene encoding division/cell wall cluster transcriptional repressor MraZ, with amino-acid sequence MFMGTYEHTLDTKNRLIIPAKFRNQLGDSFVITKGNEQSLHAYSQVGWEAFENKLNQLPSNNPKVRQYKRAVLAGATEAEFDKQGRIVIPMNLKEHAVLNKEVVIIGYGENEFEIWDAQHFKQYNTEITENFDDISAELADLGFEI; translated from the coding sequence ATGTTTATGGGTACATACGAACATACGCTTGATACAAAAAATCGGTTAATCATTCCCGCAAAATTTCGGAATCAATTAGGTGATAGTTTTGTTATCACTAAAGGTAACGAACAGTCACTTCATGCTTATAGTCAAGTGGGCTGGGAAGCATTTGAAAATAAATTGAACCAATTACCATCAAATAATCCAAAAGTACGGCAATACAAGCGTGCCGTGTTAGCGGGTGCTACTGAAGCTGAGTTTGATAAGCAAGGTCGAATTGTGATACCGATGAATTTAAAAGAACATGCCGTATTAAACAAAGAAGTTGTGATTATTGGTTATGGTGAAAATGAATTTGAGATTTGGGACGCACAACACTTCAAGCAGTACAATACCGAAATCACTGAGAACTTCGATGATATTTCTGCCGAATTGGCAGATTTAGGCTTTGAAATTTAA